A region of Candidatus Wallbacteria bacterium DNA encodes the following proteins:
- a CDS encoding SGNH/GDSL hydrolase family protein, with product MKNQIPAFYRKFRFFLAVFLSVIGCDLLFSAAYEKQFGYPFAERVKRKELEKSFRIQSPVYHHDLKKNADVWPVAWAGRQYHLRTDSLGFKDSECRDVPLKKGNRVLFIGDSFTEGIGVDYDKTFCGLLGEHLKSREIEVLNAAVVSYSPIIYWRKIKYLIEETGLAFDEVVVFLDLSDVWDEACSYELDGRLNVTDKKKAFRLLYFLNERSALFSICSAAGEKIAQGCLRRISAQAELKYRYALGMERCLWTIDPEKYREYGKNGLQSMSDYMDKLRAILAEKGIRLTVVVYPWPDQIFHQDLNSIQVVFWKNWCSERSVNFLDLFPLFVKENGTIEESESTFKRYFIPMDIHWNEEGHRLVADRLFDYFSKRAGQD from the coding sequence ATGAAAAATCAGATTCCCGCATTTTACCGGAAATTCAGGTTTTTTTTGGCGGTTTTCCTGAGCGTCATCGGCTGCGACCTGCTTTTTTCCGCGGCATATGAAAAACAATTCGGTTATCCCTTTGCAGAGCGGGTCAAGAGAAAAGAGCTGGAAAAATCTTTCAGGATCCAATCCCCTGTTTATCATCATGACCTGAAAAAAAACGCAGACGTCTGGCCTGTGGCTTGGGCAGGCAGGCAGTATCACCTCCGCACTGACTCGCTCGGCTTCAAGGATTCCGAATGCCGGGATGTTCCACTGAAAAAAGGAAACAGGGTCCTCTTCATCGGTGATTCGTTCACAGAAGGCATCGGAGTGGATTATGATAAAACTTTTTGCGGGCTGCTCGGGGAGCACTTGAAAAGCCGTGAAATCGAAGTGCTGAACGCAGCTGTAGTCTCATATTCACCGATCATTTACTGGAGGAAAATCAAATATCTGATTGAAGAAACCGGCCTGGCCTTTGACGAAGTGGTGGTTTTTCTGGACCTGTCGGATGTCTGGGATGAGGCGTGCTCCTATGAACTTGACGGCAGGCTCAATGTGACAGACAAAAAAAAGGCGTTCCGCCTTCTCTACTTTCTGAACGAAAGAAGCGCGCTTTTTTCTATCTGCTCTGCTGCCGGAGAAAAGATCGCTCAAGGATGCCTGCGCAGGATTTCAGCCCAGGCGGAATTGAAATACCGCTATGCTTTAGGCATGGAGCGCTGCCTCTGGACCATTGATCCGGAAAAGTACAGGGAGTATGGAAAAAACGGCCTGCAGAGCATGAGCGATTACATGGATAAATTGCGCGCAATTCTCGCGGAAAAGGGGATCAGACTTACAGTAGTCGTCTATCCCTGGCCCGACCAGATCTTCCATCAAGACCTGAATTCGATCCAGGTTGTTTTCTGGAAGAACTGGTGCTCTGAGCGGAGCGTGAATTTTCTGGACCTGTTCCCTCTGTTTGTCAAAGAAAACGGGACGATAGAAGAGAGTGAATCCACTTTTAAGCGGTACTTCATACCAATGGATATCCATTGGAATGAGGAAGGACACAGGCTCGTAGCAGACAGGCTGTTTGATTACTTCAGCAAAAGAGCCGGACAGGATTAG
- a CDS encoding VOC family protein: MKFHHFGIAVKSIAEGRALVESLFGAAVNCVIVRDADGLELCLLTTEGGATMELISGKQVERFWKDGVYLYHACYQTGNFEQDLEKLQKNGGTVMKQTQHSALFGNRRLAFVFTEIGIIELLESGAEKD, from the coding sequence ATGAAATTCCACCATTTCGGCATCGCAGTGAAAAGCATTGCTGAAGGCAGAGCTCTTGTCGAATCCCTGTTCGGCGCTGCCGTAAATTGTGTGATTGTCCGCGACGCTGACGGTCTGGAACTGTGTCTGCTGACTACCGAAGGTGGTGCGACCATGGAATTGATCAGTGGAAAACAAGTCGAGAGATTCTGGAAAGATGGAGTCTATTTATATCATGCCTGCTATCAGACCGGAAATTTTGAGCAGGACCTCGAGAAACTTCAGAAAAACGGTGGAACTGTCATGAAGCAGACGCAGCATTCAGCGCTTTTCGGGAACAGGAGACTAGCCTTTGTTTTTACGGAAATCGGAATCATCGAGCTGCTGGAATCCGGCGCAGAAAAGGATTGA
- a CDS encoding NFACT family protein, whose product MNQGFVLDGLALKALSGHFNRSLAGSRLQKIKQCSQALFLFKFYPQPDALIISLYPGWNLITLGNFSLESPQNPYAFQMLLRKHLTNSVFQAASQPGLERIMVLEFSGEGIETYRLTARLFGTAEANLTLSKGNLILGDLKNEETPGAELNIVSQNKIDPFTAGTPLLSDTKEIVRKFQGFSKKRAEEFSASGLDLQAFLANAVSDPAAVNQRIFAEFASLADSFLIDQIRQPALKKLSAKITGLEKNIQNLEKAGSACLTHGEWEKKGNLLLTSQSKNVKLREVTVIDWENGSEILIPLNPRFTVIDNAGIFFHKSKKLKQDLIRLSALLAACGETRTELLKLRESLLNSRDLGELTELAASTEILLHREKKQKPEPVEKNSNPHYFSLQSPGGHEVLIARNSGGSEVLTFQVARPFDIFLHAQDSPGAHTILRLKYRDEEISEEELYYAACEAAKHSRLKNAGRAAVSIAKVSDVRRAPGPYKGTVLLRKMKSILVKF is encoded by the coding sequence ATGAATCAAGGCTTTGTTCTGGACGGTCTGGCACTCAAAGCTCTTTCCGGTCATTTCAACCGGAGTCTTGCAGGGAGCAGGCTGCAGAAAATCAAACAATGCAGCCAGGCTCTGTTCCTGTTCAAATTTTACCCCCAGCCCGATGCATTGATCATTTCTCTGTACCCAGGATGGAATCTGATTACACTTGGAAATTTCAGCCTGGAATCTCCTCAGAACCCATATGCATTCCAGATGCTGCTGCGGAAACATCTCACAAACTCTGTTTTTCAGGCCGCCAGTCAACCCGGCCTTGAGCGGATCATGGTGCTGGAATTTTCAGGGGAAGGCATAGAAACTTATCGCCTGACAGCCCGCCTGTTCGGAACTGCAGAAGCCAATCTGACTCTAAGTAAAGGTAATCTGATACTTGGAGACCTGAAAAACGAAGAAACACCCGGCGCAGAGTTAAACATCGTCTCTCAGAATAAAATCGATCCATTTACAGCAGGCACCCCTCTTTTATCAGATACCAAAGAAATCGTCAGAAAATTTCAGGGTTTCTCAAAAAAAAGGGCCGAGGAATTCTCAGCTTCAGGACTTGATCTGCAGGCTTTTCTTGCCAATGCGGTTTCAGATCCGGCTGCTGTCAATCAGCGGATTTTCGCTGAATTCGCATCACTGGCAGACAGCTTTTTGATCGATCAGATCAGGCAGCCGGCACTGAAAAAGCTGTCTGCAAAAATCACAGGCCTGGAAAAAAATATCCAGAATCTGGAAAAAGCCGGCTCAGCCTGCCTGACCCATGGGGAATGGGAAAAAAAGGGCAATCTCCTGCTGACTTCACAAAGTAAAAACGTCAAGCTCAGAGAAGTCACTGTGATAGACTGGGAAAACGGCTCAGAGATATTGATTCCTCTAAATCCGAGATTCACGGTCATCGACAATGCAGGTATTTTTTTTCACAAATCAAAAAAACTCAAACAGGATCTCATCAGATTGTCGGCTCTTTTAGCAGCCTGCGGAGAAACCCGCACAGAGCTCTTGAAACTGCGGGAATCTCTGCTGAATTCACGGGATCTCGGGGAACTGACTGAACTGGCGGCCAGTACTGAAATACTGCTGCACAGGGAAAAAAAACAGAAACCGGAACCTGTGGAAAAAAATTCCAATCCCCATTATTTTTCCCTGCAGTCTCCGGGCGGGCATGAAGTGCTGATCGCCAGGAATTCCGGAGGCAGCGAAGTGCTTACTTTCCAGGTGGCACGGCCTTTCGACATTTTCCTGCACGCCCAGGATTCGCCAGGAGCGCACACCATTCTGAGGCTCAAGTATAGGGACGAGGAGATCAGCGAGGAGGAACTCTATTATGCAGCCTGCGAAGCAGCCAAGCACTCCAGGTTGAAAAACGCAGGCAGGGCGGCTGTATCAATCGCAAAAGTCTCGGACGTGCGCAGAGCACCAGGGCCTTATAAGGGGACAGTTCTGCTTCGGAAGATGAAGAGCATACTGGTTAAATTCTGA
- a CDS encoding C25 family cysteine peptidase, with translation MNRNLKILAAFCILAGLTVWISWNSPLFLQTDSRNTDLATAAGQSSRNFWISGSENTPGFLKDNQLTVIHYNAALDSYLVCCSLQPEKMEILLNSAGICFETDWPVALAGEASSHEWVDELAGFSPGTGEAVLAAVLDTGYGAGTAPGSYDFTRMHSGAADDNGHGTAISTLIESFGGARILPLKVLNSEGRGMLSSTINAIVYAADSGSRIINLSMGGYHDSVLLERAVEYATKRGCAVVGAAGNDGLKADFFPAACRGALAVSSLSRSLYLSQFSNYGDYVDFCAPGEGIFSSSGETKIECRGTSYAAAVFSGLLSSLMQRGFVSFPFPENLEKFCLDLGAPGRDELYGYGFLQIPSTPPPAVQTGITATGPAVVPAVPDSGSTIVREYRLDISQPEVSGEGGRFEISGFGSLLRPGYPQLPYRVFYYEVPEAAESIEVSAEPLGSYGFMNAQGIRVAERPIRFGEFPAALLPVRLPAVYPEEAWRFDGIRNIGWHKLAALSIMPLRYLSPGGDLEFTPSYLVRLSYRLPEISSQSLTEFSQRDEKLASELIQNYGELQPQFKAEGISGYQYLIVTDASLVQALEPLCEWKTRKGLKARIVTMGEVRSAYTGADDQEKLRNCLIDYYNNGNGIRWVLLAGDINLVPARNFADPHWDDDSQVLGMLGFHDNQVPSDYYYAKLLGIWDDNGINSNGWLAEVYVGRLPASGLSDMQTMVNNILNYEKSPPSGTWLKRAVLAGAFSNHQNADWARTDDATQMEKFLSDGLLSGLDYTRVYQDTGLDPTKFSHEVSLTGPNFLDEIGRGEIYLNWASHGWADSVVYKIWTNDNNHNSLEDENESNDQVFFRTSNIPMNGAKKPLVYSDSCLTGAFDWSAEDCLGEMVIKKLGVGFIGASRTSYYAPGWVKPEDGVSQSQNYYFVRQLFQQQSYRPGEALYISKNYYTAQFDVSRKAVKDDDIGGYDRKNLHDFNLLGDPELPVFTAEPVTFEVTHAGGCGIGQQNLTVTVKSGAAVSGATVCLSKSGEIYLVGTTDDSGQAYFNFNAVSQGTIFVTTTRHNSIPAETTVLIGNTPPPAPELDSPQDNAIFTVANATLKLSNVVDVDGDAVLYEFWLSSDEAFTAHKMESGLLTQESGSTTSWSISGLQDGVQYYWKGRAYDGRSYSGWSLSRRIKYVMHDTTPPADVSGLAARPTDCKAYLSWQNPGDADFSGVKIIRKPDSAPAGMDDGEELFSGPVDNFTNGGLSNGRTYYYRLFTYDLYGNYSAGVSVAVVPVDNVPPEVPTNFVAASGVDRVSLSWVNPVRDFEGIKILRKTVTPPSGYDDGDVVYSGWGVSYPDTGLTAGTMYYYMIYSYDYAGNKSTLVSRKAAPYTAIPSKSTSHCHFSGQLPGGCIGDTLFAKDRDNITCGETTLTADGSYSINVYGDDIATPLDEGPAEGEGLSLYLNGSLVKGAANPVWHSGTDTTYDITGSTSRTLTYMLERGWNMLSINFQLENNSLVNALSPISGKFDKVLCWTGPYSGYTVYDAQFPQYASLTTLEPGHGYWIRLTVSNCTLDLSGGAVATVVNHLERGWNMIGYPGEQSVPLETALSGISGKYDKVLCWYGPYEGYKVYDVQYSQFASLTTLEPGRAYWIRLTEAEADLTLGD, from the coding sequence GTGAACAGAAATCTGAAAATATTAGCTGCATTCTGCATTCTGGCCGGTTTGACAGTCTGGATCAGCTGGAATTCCCCCCTTTTTCTGCAGACTGATTCCAGAAATACCGATCTTGCCACAGCTGCCGGCCAGTCATCCCGCAATTTCTGGATCTCAGGTTCTGAAAACACACCGGGATTTTTAAAGGACAATCAGCTGACGGTTATTCATTATAATGCAGCCCTCGATTCTTATCTGGTCTGCTGCTCCCTGCAGCCGGAGAAAATGGAAATTCTCCTGAATTCAGCCGGAATCTGTTTTGAGACAGACTGGCCTGTAGCGCTGGCGGGTGAAGCCAGTTCGCACGAATGGGTGGATGAACTGGCAGGTTTTAGTCCCGGCACAGGTGAAGCAGTGCTGGCCGCGGTTCTCGACACGGGTTATGGCGCAGGGACAGCACCTGGAAGCTATGATTTTACCAGAATGCACTCTGGTGCAGCAGACGACAACGGTCATGGGACTGCGATCTCGACTCTGATCGAATCTTTCGGCGGAGCCCGGATCCTGCCGCTCAAAGTGCTGAACAGCGAAGGCCGGGGAATGCTTTCCTCGACGATTAACGCAATCGTGTATGCCGCTGATTCCGGATCCCGCATTATCAACCTTTCAATGGGCGGTTACCATGACAGCGTCCTGCTGGAGAGGGCAGTGGAATATGCTACCAAGCGGGGCTGTGCCGTAGTAGGGGCAGCCGGCAATGACGGTTTGAAGGCAGATTTCTTTCCGGCTGCCTGCCGGGGAGCGCTGGCTGTTTCTTCTCTCAGCCGCAGCCTCTATCTGTCCCAGTTTTCCAATTACGGAGATTATGTGGATTTCTGCGCTCCAGGAGAAGGCATTTTCAGTTCAAGCGGTGAAACCAAAATCGAATGCAGGGGAACTTCTTATGCGGCAGCTGTTTTCAGCGGACTGCTCTCGTCCCTCATGCAGAGGGGGTTTGTTTCATTTCCTTTTCCGGAAAACCTGGAAAAATTCTGCCTGGACCTGGGAGCTCCAGGCCGCGACGAGCTTTATGGTTACGGATTTCTGCAGATTCCCTCAACACCGCCTCCAGCTGTGCAGACAGGCATTACAGCCACAGGTCCGGCTGTTGTTCCTGCGGTACCTGACAGCGGATCAACGATAGTCAGGGAATACAGGCTGGATATTTCTCAACCTGAAGTTTCAGGTGAAGGCGGGCGCTTTGAAATCAGTGGGTTTGGCAGTCTGCTCAGGCCCGGCTATCCACAGCTTCCTTATCGTGTTTTTTATTATGAAGTACCTGAGGCAGCAGAATCGATCGAAGTGTCGGCCGAACCGCTTGGAAGTTACGGTTTCATGAATGCGCAGGGAATCAGGGTTGCCGAGCGTCCGATCAGATTCGGGGAATTTCCGGCTGCTTTGCTGCCGGTCAGGTTGCCTGCTGTTTATCCGGAAGAAGCATGGAGATTTGATGGGATCAGGAACATCGGCTGGCATAAGCTGGCTGCTCTTTCCATCATGCCTCTGAGATATTTAAGCCCAGGTGGAGACCTTGAATTTACTCCTTCCTATCTGGTGCGTTTATCCTATCGGCTGCCTGAAATCTCAAGTCAATCCCTGACTGAATTTTCCCAGAGGGACGAAAAACTGGCTTCAGAACTGATCCAGAATTACGGGGAGCTGCAGCCCCAGTTCAAAGCAGAAGGGATCAGCGGTTATCAATATCTGATTGTGACTGACGCAAGCCTGGTTCAGGCACTCGAACCGCTCTGCGAATGGAAGACCAGGAAAGGCCTTAAAGCCAGGATAGTCACCATGGGCGAAGTCAGATCAGCATATACCGGAGCCGATGACCAGGAAAAACTGCGCAACTGCCTGATCGATTATTACAACAATGGTAACGGCATCAGATGGGTACTGCTGGCAGGCGACATCAACCTGGTCCCTGCCAGGAATTTCGCTGACCCCCACTGGGATGACGACAGCCAGGTGTTGGGGATGCTCGGCTTCCACGACAATCAGGTCCCTTCAGATTATTATTACGCCAAGCTTCTTGGAATCTGGGACGACAACGGGATCAATTCCAATGGCTGGCTGGCAGAAGTCTATGTGGGACGCCTTCCTGCCAGTGGTCTTTCAGACATGCAGACCATGGTGAACAATATCCTGAATTATGAGAAATCGCCTCCTTCCGGCACCTGGCTTAAAAGGGCGGTGCTGGCCGGGGCGTTTTCAAACCATCAAAATGCGGACTGGGCACGCACTGACGATGCCACGCAGATGGAAAAGTTTTTGAGCGACGGGCTGCTTTCTGGTCTTGACTATACGAGGGTTTATCAAGACACAGGCCTTGATCCCACTAAATTCAGCCATGAAGTCAGTTTAACAGGTCCTAATTTTCTGGACGAGATCGGCAGGGGTGAAATCTATCTCAACTGGGCTTCCCACGGCTGGGCTGACAGTGTGGTGTACAAAATCTGGACCAATGATAATAATCATAATTCCCTGGAAGATGAAAATGAATCCAATGATCAGGTATTTTTCCGGACATCCAACATTCCAATGAATGGAGCTAAAAAGCCCCTGGTCTATTCCGATTCCTGCCTGACGGGCGCCTTTGACTGGAGCGCTGAGGACTGCCTGGGGGAGATGGTGATAAAAAAGCTGGGAGTAGGTTTCATCGGAGCCTCCCGCACCTCGTATTATGCTCCAGGCTGGGTCAAACCTGAAGACGGTGTCAGCCAGAGCCAGAATTATTATTTTGTGCGGCAGTTATTTCAGCAGCAGAGTTACAGGCCTGGAGAAGCTCTCTATATATCCAAAAATTATTATACCGCACAGTTCGACGTATCCCGTAAAGCTGTCAAGGACGACGATATCGGAGGCTACGACAGAAAAAACCTGCATGATTTCAATCTGCTCGGAGACCCTGAGCTGCCTGTATTCACTGCTGAACCTGTCACATTCGAGGTGACCCATGCCGGCGGCTGCGGAATAGGGCAGCAGAATCTGACAGTGACTGTGAAAAGCGGGGCCGCTGTTTCTGGAGCTACTGTCTGCCTGTCTAAAAGCGGGGAAATCTATCTGGTCGGCACTACTGATGACTCAGGCCAGGCTTATTTCAATTTCAACGCAGTCAGTCAGGGCACGATTTTCGTCACTACCACCAGGCACAATTCGATCCCAGCCGAAACTACTGTGCTGATCGGCAACACCCCTCCGCCTGCTCCGGAACTTGACAGTCCCCAAGACAATGCGATATTCACTGTGGCAAATGCAACCCTAAAACTGTCAAATGTGGTGGATGTCGACGGGGATGCCGTTTTGTATGAATTCTGGCTAAGCTCTGATGAAGCGTTCACTGCACACAAAATGGAATCGGGTCTTCTGACTCAGGAGTCAGGAAGCACCACTTCCTGGAGCATCTCAGGCTTACAGGACGGCGTGCAGTATTACTGGAAGGGAAGGGCTTATGACGGCAGAAGCTATTCCGGCTGGTCACTAAGCCGCCGGATTAAATATGTGATGCACGACACGACTCCCCCTGCTGATGTATCAGGCCTCGCAGCCAGACCAACCGACTGCAAGGCATATCTTTCCTGGCAGAATCCAGGTGATGCGGATTTTTCAGGCGTGAAGATCATCCGCAAGCCGGACTCAGCTCCAGCCGGAATGGATGACGGAGAAGAGCTCTTCAGCGGGCCAGTGGACAACTTCACCAACGGAGGGCTCTCCAATGGCCGTACCTATTATTACAGGCTGTTTACCTATGATCTTTATGGGAATTACTCTGCCGGAGTGTCGGTGGCTGTAGTACCGGTAGACAATGTCCCTCCCGAAGTACCCACGAATTTTGTTGCCGCAAGCGGAGTCGACCGAGTCAGCCTCTCCTGGGTCAATCCGGTCCGGGACTTTGAGGGCATCAAAATACTCCGTAAAACCGTGACTCCGCCCAGCGGCTACGATGACGGTGATGTCGTCTACTCCGGCTGGGGAGTTTCATACCCTGATACCGGTCTGACTGCCGGAACAATGTATTATTACATGATTTACTCGTACGATTATGCAGGCAACAAATCCACGCTCGTAAGCAGGAAGGCCGCACCCTATACCGCGATACCCTCGAAGTCGACCTCTCACTGCCATTTCTCCGGACAGCTTCCCGGAGGCTGCATCGGCGACACCCTCTTCGCTAAAGACAGAGACAACATCACCTGCGGTGAAACCACTCTGACAGCTGACGGCAGTTACAGCATAAATGTATATGGCGATGACATCGCCACTCCCCTGGACGAAGGACCTGCCGAAGGGGAAGGCTTGAGCTTATATCTTAACGGAAGCCTGGTCAAAGGAGCTGCGAATCCTGTCTGGCATTCCGGAACCGATACCACCTACGATATTACAGGCAGCACCAGCAGAACCCTGACCTATATGCTGGAGCGGGGCTGGAACATGCTTTCCATCAATTTTCAGCTTGAAAACAACTCCCTGGTCAATGCTCTTTCTCCAATTTCAGGCAAGTTCGACAAGGTGCTCTGCTGGACCGGCCCCTACAGCGGATACACTGTATATGACGCCCAGTTTCCGCAATACGCCAGCCTTACCACGCTCGAACCAGGGCACGGTTACTGGATCAGGCTTACAGTCTCGAACTGCACACTGGATCTGTCCGGAGGAGCAGTGGCGACTGTGGTGAATCACCTGGAGCGGGGCTGGAACATGATCGGATATCCTGGGGAACAGAGCGTCCCTCTTGAGACAGCTCTCTCCGGCATCAGCGGCAAGTATGATAAAGTTCTCTGCTGGTATGGTCCTTATGAAGGCTACAAGGTATATGACGTACAATATTCCCAGTTTGCCAGCCTCACCACGTTGGAACCCGGGCGCGCCTATTGGATCAGGCTTACTGAGGCCGAGGCGGACCTGACATTGGGTGACTAG